In the Rhinoderma darwinii isolate aRhiDar2 chromosome 13, aRhiDar2.hap1, whole genome shotgun sequence genome, one interval contains:
- the LOC142666566 gene encoding protein spire homolog 1-like, with translation MNERGPAELHGKVRLKDVLKGSGQPVSEEQAWALCYQCGRELKQMILRDGYFPVLRGTEHIYIHHDGAVSFVDTTGAKDSKLSEKRVIERLGKAVYAALDWGLSSEIERVLGDSLDRLLFYMLGLHTPNSKSPAAKRLAFTLNDIIKECVERLFVPSEASAHYIAVCRIQYTEYKDIDRLLQTIQFSKQSLRRLDSTEELEKEVLEMYNWSALWSNVMNELCLGVSLRSVDRWSYAAMSVEYELTPYEQLMNDIRSKRLHLRPVEIKSSPKDDVQEDSVITDNLDTSWSNVMTELRLGVSLRSVDRWSYAALPVEYELTPYELLMNDIRSQRHHLRPVKECDQSKSSRSEDDVILDLIRTHTLKPASERKLKERTPVEPSLHALLMSEIKSSKTLRSTLDVKRSLMQASTDEELKISNNLNSLPHEYSLYSCRMGNRWSRLPVMNPLDNGVDGRISGHPEFSYESSSEHKFSHLTSSSTDFSFIPVLTSSQLDLRMNSISNSEKQMSYGHKRSSSYEGSFQGSSCRQSWRAPKIRLPPTISELILLRRSIIKTEMLLFASSKDFPGYKVCSSCFRKTLFFSWPFSCKFCERTICPECHVEMLMPFKQCMYLPVSFFKALVLTRDNDPFCQAQKNHMFCREVVHWDYSSVPLVFEPKDKAEDLSFHKRIMYNWTSMDICIKCEEYILDVLDMSHHSEFTGSALKSRSLSESSAILLRH, from the exons ATGAATGAGAGGGGTCCCGCTGAGCTTCACGGTAAAGTGAGGCTGAAGGACGTCTTAAAGGGGTCTGGACAGCCGGTCAGCGAGGAGCAGGCCTGGGCCCTGTGCTACCAGTGCGGCCGTGAACTGAAGCAGATGATCCTGCGAGACGGATATTTCCCGGTGCTGCGGGGGACCGAGCACATATATATTCACCACGACGGAGCCGTGTCTTTTGTGGACACCACTG GTGCCAAAGACTCGAAACTATCTGAGAAAAGG GTCATAGAGCGTCTCGGGAAGGCTGTGTATGCGGCTCTGGACTGGGGTCTCAGTAGTGAAATTGAGCGGGTCCTGGGTGACTCTCTGGACCGCCTGCTCTTCTATATGCTGGGCCTGCACACTCCTAACAGCAAGTCCCCTGCAGCCAAGCGGCTCGCCTTCACGCTAAATGACATCATCAAG GAATGCGTTGAGCGACTGTTTGTTCCCTCGGAGGCGTCCGCTCACTACATCGCCGTCTGCCGCATCCAATACACCGAATATAAAGACATCGACCGactcctgcagaccatacagttctCCAAGCAG AGTTTGAGGAGATTGGATTCTACTGAAGAACTAGAAAAGGAAGTTCTCGAAATGTATAATTGG AGCGCCCTGTGGAGCAATGTGATGAATGAGCTTTGTCTCGGGGTCAGTCTCCGCAGCGTTGATCGGTGGTCCTACGCCGCGATGTCCGTAGAGTACGAGCTTACCCCATATGAGCAATTAATGAACGACATCCGGTCTAAGAGACTCCACCTGCGgccggtagag ataAAATCCAGTCCTAAAGACGACGTGCAAGAGGATTCTGTTATTACGGATAACCTG GACACCTCGTGGAGCAATGTGATGACTGAGCTTCGTCTTGGGGTCAGTCTCCGCAGCGTTGATCGGTGGTCCTACGCCGCGCTGCCTGTAGAGTACGAGCTTACTCCATATGagctcctgatgaacgacatccggTCTCAGAGACACCACCTGCGCCCGGTGAAG gaatgtgaTCAGAGCAAGTCCAGCAGAAGTGAAGATGATGTCATTTTGGACCTGATTCGCACACATACGCTGAAACCG GCATCTGAGAGGAAGCTGAAAGAACGAACCCCGGTAGAGCCGAGCCTGCACGCCCTGCTGATGTCCGAAATCAAATCTTCCAAGACTCTTAGATCAACCCTGGATGTAAAAAGAAGTTTAATGCAAG cttccacaGATGAAGAATTGAAAATTTCAAACAATTTGAATTCTCTGCCACATGAATATTCCTTATACAGTTGCCGGATGGGGAACAGGTGGAGTCGGCTGCCCGTCATGAATCCGCTGGACAATGGAGTTGAT GGCAGAATCAGTGGGCACCCAGAATTCAGCTATGAATCCTCCTCCGAACACAAGTTTTCTCACCTGACATCGAGCAGCACCG ATTTCTCCTTTATACCTGTCCTGACTTCCTCCCAATTGGACCTCCGAATGAACAGTATTTCAAATTCTGAGAAACAGATGTCCTACGGTCACAAGAGGTCCAGCTCCTATGAGGGCTCCTTCCAAGGCAGCAGCTGTAGACAG AGTTGGCGCGCTCCAAAGATTCGCCTACCCCCGACCATCTCAGAGTTGATTCTTTTACGAAGGTCCATTATCAAAACGGAGATGCTGCTATTTGCATCAAGTAAAGACTTCCCGGGGTACAAG GTTTGTTCCAGCTGCTTCCGGAAGACGCTCTTCTTTTCTTGGCCGTTCTCCTGTAAATTCTGTGAAAG GACAATCTGCCCCGAATGTCACGTTGAG ATGTTGATGCCCTTTAAGCAATGTATGTATCTGCCGGTCAGCTTCTTCAAAGCTCTGGTCCTGACTCGGGACAATGATCCTTTCTGCCAAGCACAGAAAAACCATATGTTCTGTAGGGAGGTCGTGCACTGGGACTATTCCAG CGTTCCTCTGGTCTTTGAGCCCAAAGACAAAGCAGAAGACCTTTCCTTTCACAAGAGAATTATGTACAACTGGACTTCCATGGACATCTGCATAAAATGTGAGGAATATATCTTGGACGTCCTTGATATGAGCCACCATAGTGAGTTCACCGGCAGCGCCTTGAAGTCACGCAGCCTTTCGGAATCCTCTGCCATATTGCTGAGACATTAA